The following proteins come from a genomic window of Megalobrama amblycephala isolate DHTTF-2021 linkage group LG1, ASM1881202v1, whole genome shotgun sequence:
- the LOC125278194 gene encoding uncharacterized protein LOC125278194, which yields MENIWLEGIRRKLKKLRDVRVIQEVIPFSGEETDFMQGYIKKLEEETKSTFKSAVSTHKDYFYFACERSTKASGKSKGEPTKTRANSCKAYVSFKIIKDGSFTGAVVNKMLQHNGHDVCMKEEGVKNRIDPELLTFIEMWLDQGLSISETLLKCVDWAERHGHMDKYNRRYYVTPEDIRLIKKTSNALSFPDAKDCISVDKLITSELQEHICYYQPLSENQPLIIVVQTPWQKDILREHPHTMVFMDATYKAMTSYGYAFYALLLTNSIGRAVPFAYFIISEESADILALCLEKLVNHNPGFLPRSIMIDRDLKELNAIRRVFPTAKVLLCWFHVLQAVHRWMVKRDGGNLPVNQRNLVIQAMVAMKSCLTEEEFNSMSSRKCEELDTCLGSSHVSTYLKNQWICFGDLWSNFGRSFYHHNSETNNKAERFFLTMKYQFLKGRINSRIDQLLRLLCGDVQKYYSYLDDLTETGRIKGANTEETTNAAHSMIAKGLGAKVEIKNGVCLVPPDTSTQCHSVDLVMHKCDCKRFQCGCVCKHLIFSQNIAEKQGLIIQDLRAEVAKKIVDSESYLRVDENLTVYHSDGSVEFVSCKGTKFCTCIANSHGEVCVCILVHNILYPTSSENISDDSHCFRSSERKQVTLQAMLTDLHEWSKSEKFCEDNEVYRLVERAHKLVFSQFTKLSRKRKVTALHNYRKRVKKAKDVVTVTYMVKKKKKRV from the exons ATGGAGAATATTTGGCTTGAAGGGATAAGGCGAAAGTTAAAGAAATTAAGGGATGTCAGAGTCATTCAAGAGGTCATACCTTTTTCTGGGGAGGAGACTGATTTCATGCAGGGTTACATTAAGAAACTGGAGGAGGAAACCAAAAGCACCTTCAAGTCCGCTGTGTCTACTCATAAAGACTACTTTTACTTTGCATGTGAAAGATCGACCAAAGCAAGTGGGAAAAGCAAAGGAGAACCTACAAAGACAAGAGCTAATTCCTGCAAAGCTTATGtgtcatttaaaataatcaaagaTGGTAGTTTTACAGGTGCTGTGGTCAACAAAATGCTTCAACACAACGGACATGATGTGTGCATGAAAGAAGAGGGCGTAAAAAATCGCATTGACCCAGAGCTATTGACCTTCATTGAAATGTGGCTTGATCAAGGACTGTCAATTTCAGAAACCCTTTTAAAATGCGTGGACTGGGCAGAACGTCATGGACATATGGACAAATATAATCGGCGATATTATGTTACACCTGAAGATATACGATTGATCAAGAAGACCAGTAATGCTCTTAGTTTTCCTGATGCGAAAGACTGCATTAGTGTGGACAAGCTGATCACATCGGAGCTGCAGGAACACATTTGTTACTACCAGCCTTTGAGTGAAAATCAACCACTTATAATTGTAGTGCAGACACCCTGGCAAAAGGATATACTTAGAGAACATCCCCATACCATGGTATTCATGGACGCTACTTACAAAGCCATGACATCATATGGTTATGCATTTTATGCTCTTCTTTTGACCAACAGTATTGGAAGAGCAGTCCCATTTGCTTACTTTATTATTAGTGAGGAATCAGCGGACATACTTGCTCTCTGCTTGGAAAAGCTTGTAAATCACAACCCTGGATTTCTTCCCAG GTCGATAATGATTGACCGTGACCTTAAGGAACTCAATGCCATAAGAAGAGTTTTTCCAACAGCCAAGGTTCTTCTTTGCTGGTTTCATGTACTCCAG GCTGTACATAGGTGGATGGTTAAAAGAGATGGAGGGAACTTGCCAGTGAATCAGCGGAATCTTGTGATTCAAGCAATGGTGGCAATGAAATCCTGTTTAACG GAAGAAGAGTTCAACAGCATGTCATCCAGAAAGTGTGAAGAGCTCGATACATGTCTTGGTAGTTCTCATGTATCAACCTACCTCAAGAATCAGTGgatttgttttggtgatttatGGTCCAATTTTGGCAGGTCATTTTATCACCATAACAGCGAAACCAACAACAAGGCAGAGAG ATTTTTTCTTACAATGAAGTACCAGTTCCTTAAGGGAAGAATAAATAGCAGGATTGATCAGCTTCTTCGCTTACTGTGTGGTGATGTCCAAAAATATTACAG TTACCTGGATGACCTCACAGAAACTGGACGAATCAAAGGAGCAAACACTGAAGAGACCACTAATGCCGCCCATTCTATGATTGCAAAAGGCCTGGGTGCAAAAGTGGAGATAAAAAATGGAGTGTGTTTGGTTCCACCCGACACAAGCACACAATGTCACAGTGTGGACTTGGTCATGCACAAATGCGACTGCAAAAGATTCCAATGTGGATGTGTGTGCAAACACTTAATTTTTTCACAGAACATTGCAGAGAAACAAGGACTTATAATTCAAGATCTTAGGGCAGAAGTagcaaaaaaaattgttgacAGTGAATCCTACCTCAGGGTCGATGAAAACCTTACTGTCTATCATTCTGATGGGAGTGTAGAATTTGTAAGTTGTAAAGGGACCAAATTTTGCACATGCATTGCGAATAGCCATGGAGaggtatgtgtatgtatattggTTCACAACATTCTGTACCCAACATCATCTGAGAACATATCTGATGATTCACACTGCTTTAGGTCCAGTGAGAGAAAACAAGTTACACTGCAAGCCATGCTTACAGATCTCCATGAGTGGAGCAAATCAGAAAAATTTTGTGAGGATAATGAAGTGTACAGGTTAGTTGAAAGAGCACACAAGTTAGTTTTTTCACAGTTTACTAAACTgtcaagaaaaagaaaagtgaCTGCACTTCATAATTATCGTAAAAGGGTCAAAAAAGCAAAAGATGTAGTCACTGTAACCTACATGgtcaaaaagaagaaaaaacgtGTTTGA